One Castanea sativa cultivar Marrone di Chiusa Pesio chromosome 4, ASM4071231v1 DNA window includes the following coding sequences:
- the LOC142632219 gene encoding polygalacturonase-like yields the protein MAYPKSSLVLALLSMFISLVIASPMTYNVVSLGAKADGKTDSTQAFVSAWAKACASVKPAIIYVPVGRFYLRQLVFSGPCNNNAIIMSIAGTLVAPSDYRILGNTGNWIVFEHVDGVTISGGVLDGQGTGLWACKASGNSCPLGATTLEFSNSNNIAVNALTSLNSQMFHIVVNACHNVKMQNVRVTAAGNSPNTDGIHVQLSSIVTILNSKIGTGDDCISIGPGTTNLWIENVACGPGHGISIGSLGKDQHEPGVQNVTVKTATFTGTQNGVRIKSWGRPSNGFAKNILFQHAVMTNVQNPIIIDQNYCPDNKGCPGQASGVKISDVTYQDIHGTSATEVAVKFDCSSGNPCSRIILEDVKLTYKNQVAQASCSHAAGTSTGFVQPTSCL from the exons atgGCATACCCCAAAAGCTCTCTTGTCCTTGCACTTCTCTCTATGTTCATTTCCTTAGTGATAGCTTCTCCTATGACATACAATGTAGTGAGTTTGGGAGCCAAAGCAGATGGGAAAACGGACTCAACTCAGGCTTTTGTTAGTGCATGGGCAAAAGCTTGTGCCTCAGTAAAGCCTGCAATTATTTATGTGCCAGTTGGAAGGTTCTATCTAAGGCAACTGGTTTTCAGTGGACCATGCAACAACAATGCTATCATTATGAGCATAGCTGGGACCCTTGTGGCTCCATCAGACTATAGGATCCTTGGAAATACAGGAAACTGGATTGTGTTTGAACATGTTGATGGGGTTACCATATCTGGTGGGGTTCTTGATGGTCAAGGCACTGGTTTGTGGGCTTGCAAAGCCTCTGGCAATAGTTGTCCTTTGGGAGCAACG ACATTGGAATTTTCAAATTCGAACAACATTGCAGTCAATGCATTAACCTCCCTAAACAGCCAAATGTTCCACATTGTCGTCAATGCTTGCCACAATGTGAAAATGCAAAATGTTAGGGTCACCGCTGCCGGAAACAGTCCAAACACCGATGGAATTCATGTTCAATTATCTTCAATTGTCACAATTCTCAACTCCAAGATTGGGACTGGTGATGATTGCATCTCAATTGGCCCTGGTACAACTAACTTGTGGATTGAGAATGTTGCATGTGGACCTGGGCATGGAATTAG CATTGGGAGTCTAGGTAAGGACCAGCATGAGCCTGGGGTACAAAACGTGACAGTTAAAACAGCTACTTTTACTGGTACTCAGAATGGGGTGAGGATTAAGTCATGGGGAAGGCCTAGCAATGGGTTTGCTAAGAACATTCTGTTCCAACATGCCGTTATGACAAATGTCCAAAATCCTATAATAATTGACCAAAATTATTGTCCTGACAACAAGGGATGCCCTGGTCAG gCTTCTGGAGTAAAAATTAGTGATGTGACATACCAAGATATTCATGGAACATCAGCAACAGAGGTTGCTGTGAAATTTGATTGTAGTTCAGGAAATCCATGCTCTAGAATAATTTTGGAGGATGTAAAGCTCACTTACAAGAATCAAGTAGCCCAAGCTTCATGTAGCCATGCTGCTGGAACATCTACTGGTTTTGTCCAGCCCACAAGTTGCTTGTAG
- the LOC142632258 gene encoding polygalacturonase-like, giving the protein MAYPKSSLVIALLCMLISLVIASPMTYNVVSLGAKADGKTDSTQAFVSAWTKACASVKPAIIYVPVGRFYLRQLVFSGPCNNNAIVMRIAGTLVAPSDYRILGNTGNWIVFEHVDGVTISGGILDGQGTGLWACKASGNSCPSGATTLEFSNSNNIAVNALTSLNSQMFHIVVNACHNVKMQDVRVTAAGNSPNTDGIHVQLSSSVTILNSKIGTGDDCISIGPGTTNLWIENVACGPGHGISIGSLGKDQQEPGVQNVTVKTATFTGTQNGVRIKSWGRSSNGFAKNIMFQHAVMTNVQNPIIIDQNYCPDNKGCPGQASGVKISDVTYQDIHGTSATEVAVKFDCSSRNPCSRIILEEVKLTYKNQVAQASCSHAAGTSTGFVQPTSCL; this is encoded by the exons atgGCATACCCCAAAAGCTCTCTTGTCATTGCACTTCTCTGTATGCTCATTTCCTTAGTGATAGCTTCTCCTATGACATACAATGTGGTGAGTTTGGGAGCCAAAGCAGATGGGAAAACGGACTCGACTCAGGCTTTTGTTAGTGCATGGACAAAAGCTTGTGCCTCAGTAAAGCCTGCAATTATTTATGTGCCAGTTGGAAGGTTCTATCTAAGGCAACTAGTTTTCAGTGGACCATGCAACAACAATGCCATCGTTATGCGCATAGCTGGGACCCTTGTGGCTCCATCAGATTATAGGATCCTTGGAAATACAGGAAACTGGATTGTGTTTGAACACGTTGATGGGGTTACCATATCTGGTGGAATTCTTGATGGCCAAGGCACTGGTTTGTGGGCTTGCAAAGCCTCTGGCAATAGTTGTCCTTCGGGAGCCACG ACATTGGAATTTTCAAATTCGAACAACATTGCAGTCAATGCATTAACCTCCCTAAACAGCCAAATGTTCCACATTGTCGTCAATGCTTGCCACAATGTGAAAATGCAAGATGTCAGGGTCACCGCTGCCGGAAACAGTCCAAACACCGATGGAATTCATGTTCAATTATCTTCAAGTGTGACAATTCTCAACTCCAAGATTGGGACTGGTGATGATTGCATCTCAATTGGCCCGGGTACAACTAACTTGTGGATTGAGAATGTTGCATGTGGACCTGGGCATGGAATTAG CATTGGGAGTCTAGGTAAGGACCAGCAAGAGCCTGGGGTACAAAACGTGACAGTTAAAACGGCTACTTTTACTGGTACTCAGAATGGGGTGAGGATTAAGTCATGGGGAAGATCTAGCAATGGGTTTGCTAAGAACATTATGTTCCAACATGCCGTTATGACAAATGTCCAAAATCCTATAATAATTGACCAAAATTATTGTCCTGACAACAAGGGATGCCCTGGTCAG gCTTCTGGAGTAAAAATTAGTGATGTGACATACCAAGATATCCATGGAACATCAGCAACAGAGGTTGCTGTGAAATTTGATTGTAGTTCAAGAAATCCATGCTCTAGAATAATTTTGGAGGAGGTAAAGCTCACTTACAAGAATCAAGTAGCCCAAGCTTCATGTAGCCATGCTGCTGGAACATCTACTGGTTTTGTCCAGCCCACAAGTTGCTTGTAG